The following proteins are encoded in a genomic region of Longimicrobium sp.:
- a CDS encoding PqqD family protein has product MSEKRYAVPDEVLAAHLDGEAVLLHMDTKDYFRLNATAAVVWKGLERGLDREEIVSEMLKYAEAHDMDVDAATAGADLDALLGELEQRRLIVEAAAG; this is encoded by the coding sequence ATGAGCGAGAAGCGCTACGCGGTGCCCGACGAGGTGCTGGCCGCCCACCTGGACGGCGAGGCGGTGCTCCTGCACATGGACACCAAGGACTACTTCCGCCTGAACGCCACGGCGGCGGTGGTGTGGAAGGGGCTGGAGCGCGGGCTGGACCGCGAGGAGATCGTGTCGGAGATGTTGAAGTACGCCGAGGCGCACGACATGGACGTGGACGCGGCTACCGCCGGGGCCGACCTGGACGCGCTCCTGGGCGAGCTGGAGCAGCGCCGGCTGATCGTGGAGGCGGCCGCCGGATGA
- a CDS encoding lasso peptide biosynthesis B2 protein — MTRRHAAALVGAWAALRVPFWLRGRRLQALLRPSAPARADAAVPRGALGGAMRTVALLARVPGSPWRNTCLYRSVAECLVLRRYGVPAQLRIGVKSEGEGGEIAAHAWVARPGDPALAASPGGHVPLVLRA; from the coding sequence ATGACGCGCCGGCACGCGGCGGCGCTGGTGGGGGCCTGGGCCGCGCTCCGGGTCCCCTTCTGGCTGCGGGGCCGGCGGCTGCAGGCGCTGCTCCGCCCGTCGGCGCCCGCGCGCGCGGACGCCGCGGTCCCGCGCGGGGCGCTGGGCGGGGCCATGCGGACGGTGGCGCTCCTGGCCCGCGTTCCCGGCTCGCCGTGGCGGAACACCTGCCTGTACCGCAGCGTGGCCGAGTGCCTGGTGCTGCGCCGCTACGGCGTGCCCGCGCAGCTCCGTATCGGGGTGAAGAGCGAGGGCGAGGGGGGCGAGATCGCCGCCCACGCCTGGGTGGCGCGCCCCGGCGACCCCGCCCTGGCGGCCTCGCCCGGCGGGCACGTCCCCCTGGTGCTGCGCGCTTGA
- the hisF gene encoding imidazole glycerol phosphate synthase subunit HisF, with amino-acid sequence MTLAKRIIPCLDVKDGRVVKGIQFEGLRDAGDPVEQAVRYDAERADELCFLDITASHEGRQATLEMIRRTADSVFIPFTVGGGVRSVGDFLALLGAGADKVSVNTAAVEDPDLVARAAEHFGSQCVVVAVDARRAAPEQAERTPSGFEVFTHGGRRGTGIDAVEWARRVESLGAGEILLTSMDRDGTRDGYDLELTRAVSSAVRIPVIASGGAGALEHLDAALAAGAHAVLAASIFHFGEFTLAQARRYLAERGHPVRG; translated from the coding sequence GTGACCCTGGCCAAGCGCATCATCCCCTGCCTGGACGTCAAGGACGGCCGGGTGGTGAAGGGGATCCAGTTCGAGGGGCTGCGCGACGCCGGCGACCCGGTGGAGCAGGCGGTGCGCTACGACGCCGAGCGCGCCGACGAGCTGTGCTTCCTCGACATCACCGCCAGCCACGAGGGGCGCCAGGCCACCCTGGAGATGATCCGCCGCACCGCCGACTCGGTGTTCATCCCCTTCACCGTGGGCGGCGGCGTGCGCTCGGTGGGCGACTTCCTGGCCCTCCTGGGCGCCGGCGCCGACAAGGTCTCCGTCAACACGGCGGCCGTCGAGGACCCCGATCTCGTCGCCCGCGCGGCGGAGCACTTCGGCAGCCAGTGCGTCGTGGTCGCCGTCGACGCGCGGCGGGCCGCGCCGGAGCAGGCGGAGCGCACGCCGTCCGGCTTCGAGGTGTTCACCCACGGCGGGCGGCGGGGGACGGGGATCGACGCGGTGGAGTGGGCGCGGCGCGTGGAGTCGCTGGGCGCGGGCGAGATCCTGCTCACCTCGATGGACCGCGACGGCACCCGCGACGGCTACGACCTGGAGCTCACCCGCGCGGTCTCGTCGGCGGTGCGCATCCCGGTGATCGCCTCCGGGGGCGCGGGGGCGCTGGAGCACCTGGACGCCGCGCTGGCCGCCGGGGCGCACGCCGTGCTGGCCGCCTCCATCTTCCACTTCGGCGAGTTCACCCTGGCGCAGGCCCGCCGCTACCTGGCCGAGCGCGGCCACCCCGTGCGCGGGTAG
- the dapF gene encoding diaminopimelate epimerase — MPDRVTFFKGHGLGNDYLALEPEGLPFDLTPPAVRLLCDRHTGVGSDGILAAVASEAADFGVRIFNPDGSEAEKSGNGLRIFAAYLLDRHRVRIGRPFTVETPGGVVGLLIREELDRGVLDVEAEMGTASFRSVDVGLAGPDREVDHEPLELAAGDTVAINTVSTGNPHCVVFQDELDAEDLRRRAPQISAHPAFARGTNVQFAVPAEPDALDAWVWERGAGETSASGSSACAVAAAAVRRGLVSERRVRVRMPGGTLHVEVRDDWSLLLRGPVEGVYRGELTEGMLDRLKGLSFP; from the coding sequence ATGCCTGACCGCGTCACATTCTTCAAGGGCCACGGGCTCGGCAACGACTACCTGGCGCTGGAGCCGGAGGGGCTCCCCTTCGATCTCACCCCGCCCGCCGTCCGGCTGCTCTGCGACCGGCACACGGGGGTGGGCTCCGACGGCATCCTGGCGGCCGTGGCGTCGGAGGCCGCCGACTTCGGGGTGCGCATCTTCAACCCCGACGGGAGCGAGGCCGAGAAGAGCGGCAACGGGCTGCGCATCTTCGCCGCGTACCTGCTGGACCGGCACCGCGTGCGCATCGGCCGGCCCTTCACCGTCGAGACGCCCGGCGGCGTGGTGGGGCTGCTCATCCGCGAGGAGCTGGACCGCGGGGTGCTGGACGTGGAGGCCGAGATGGGCACCGCCTCCTTCCGCAGCGTCGACGTGGGGCTCGCCGGCCCCGACCGCGAGGTGGACCACGAGCCGCTGGAGCTGGCCGCCGGCGACACCGTGGCCATCAACACCGTCTCCACGGGCAACCCGCACTGCGTGGTGTTCCAGGACGAGCTGGACGCGGAAGACCTGCGCCGGCGCGCCCCGCAGATCTCGGCGCACCCGGCGTTCGCGCGGGGCACCAACGTGCAGTTCGCCGTCCCCGCCGAGCCCGACGCGCTCGACGCCTGGGTGTGGGAGCGCGGCGCGGGCGAGACCAGCGCCTCGGGCTCCAGCGCCTGCGCCGTGGCCGCCGCGGCCGTGCGGCGCGGGCTGGTGAGCGAGCGGCGCGTGCGCGTGCGCATGCCCGGCGGCACCCTGCACGTGGAGGTGCGCGACGACTGGAGCCTGCTGCTCCGCGGCCCCGTCGAGGGCGTGTACCGCGGCGAGCTCACCGAGGGGATGCTGGACCGGCTGAAGGGGCTCTCGTTCCCGTGA
- the hisH gene encoding imidazole glycerol phosphate synthase subunit HisH gives MILDYGAGNLRSVAKAFEHEGAGAVLTDDPAVAAGAERLVLPGQGHFGQCMTRLEERGLGDAVRGHVAFGRPFLGICVGMQLLYEGSEEAPGVRGLGLLPGTIRRLRTDLPLPHVGWNSVEFIRGAEADPLLDGVAGPEPRWFYHVHSFGALEADAEHVLGRCTYDDTFASIVGRDNVWGIQFHPEKSQEDGLRILRNFAGM, from the coding sequence GTGATCCTCGACTACGGCGCGGGGAACCTGCGCTCCGTCGCCAAGGCCTTCGAGCACGAGGGCGCCGGCGCGGTGCTGACGGACGACCCGGCCGTGGCGGCCGGCGCGGAGCGGCTGGTGCTTCCCGGGCAGGGGCACTTCGGGCAGTGCATGACGCGGCTGGAGGAGCGGGGGCTGGGCGACGCGGTGCGCGGGCACGTGGCCTTCGGCCGCCCGTTCCTGGGGATCTGCGTGGGGATGCAGCTCCTCTACGAGGGAAGCGAGGAGGCGCCGGGGGTGCGCGGGCTGGGGCTGCTGCCGGGGACGATCCGGCGGCTCAGGACGGACCTGCCGCTGCCGCACGTGGGGTGGAACTCGGTGGAGTTCATCCGCGGCGCCGAGGCCGACCCGCTGCTGGATGGGGTAGCCGGCCCCGAGCCGCGCTGGTTCTACCACGTGCACTCCTTCGGCGCGCTGGAGGCTGACGCGGAGCACGTCCTCGGCCGCTGCACCTACGACGACACCTTCGCCAGCATCGTGGGGCGCGACAACGTGTGGGGGATCCAGTTCCACCCCGAGAAGAGCCAGGAGGACGGGCTCCGGATCCTCAGGAACTTCGCGGGGATGTGA
- the hisB gene encoding imidazoleglycerol-phosphate dehydratase HisB: MSRTGERERQTRETRVRVRIGLDGAGEARVATGIGFFDHMLDALARHGMFDLEVECAGDLHVDAHHTVEDVGIVLGGAFLDALGDKAGIARYADATVPLDEALVRAVVDVSGRPFLHFAVPLPPGQARIGEFDAALSAEFWRAFATEARVTMHLDGLRGDNAHHVVEATFKAAARALDAATRPDPRREGVVPSTKGAL; the protein is encoded by the coding sequence ATGAGCCGGACGGGCGAGCGGGAGCGGCAGACGCGGGAGACCCGGGTGCGGGTGCGCATCGGCCTGGACGGCGCGGGCGAGGCGCGGGTGGCGACCGGGATCGGCTTCTTCGACCACATGCTCGACGCGCTGGCCCGCCACGGGATGTTCGACCTGGAGGTGGAGTGCGCGGGCGACCTGCACGTGGACGCGCACCACACCGTGGAGGACGTGGGGATCGTCCTGGGCGGCGCCTTCCTGGACGCGCTGGGCGACAAGGCCGGGATCGCGCGCTACGCCGACGCCACGGTGCCGCTGGACGAGGCGCTGGTGCGGGCGGTGGTGGACGTCTCGGGGCGGCCGTTCCTGCACTTCGCGGTGCCGCTCCCGCCCGGCCAGGCGCGCATCGGCGAGTTCGACGCCGCCCTCTCGGCCGAGTTCTGGCGCGCCTTCGCCACCGAGGCGCGGGTCACCATGCACCTGGACGGCCTGCGCGGCGACAACGCGCACCACGTGGTGGAGGCCACCTTCAAGGCCGCCGCCCGCGCGCTGGACGCCGCCACGCGCCCGGACCCGCGCCGCGAGGGCGTGGTCCCCTCGACCAAGGGCGCGCTGTGA
- the hisC gene encoding histidinol-phosphate transaminase encodes MAGSATSVDAELEAALARVKPAVRALGAYTLRPYEPRIKLNQNESPYDVPDALKARIAERLKDRPWNRYPPFVASNFISAVAEAAGWPAEGVLVANGSNELIQAILTVTVGPGTTVVIPEPTFTLYRLMTEVNGGTVASVPLTDDLRFDVEGIVRAARDSDAAVVVLCTPNNPTGCWLSREEIERIHAETGALVLLDQAYVEFGGYDGRPLLDERPRLVVLRTFSKAMALAGLRAGYLLAHPALAAEVHKAKLPYNINFFTEVAAAEVLRGRDLLAASVQAIRGERDRLLREMRGVPGIRVYGSAANFVLFRVDSPHVTHTRLFERLLGEHGILVRDVSKYPMLERCLRVNAGTPEETGAFLEALKTIMSEAA; translated from the coding sequence ATGGCAGGGAGTGCGACCTCGGTCGACGCGGAGCTGGAGGCGGCGCTCGCGCGGGTGAAGCCGGCGGTGCGGGCGCTGGGGGCGTACACCCTCAGGCCGTACGAGCCGCGCATCAAGCTCAACCAGAACGAGAGCCCGTACGACGTCCCCGACGCGCTGAAGGCGCGCATCGCCGAGCGGCTGAAGGACCGGCCGTGGAACCGCTACCCGCCGTTCGTCGCCAGCAACTTCATCTCGGCCGTCGCCGAGGCGGCGGGGTGGCCGGCCGAGGGCGTGCTGGTGGCCAACGGCTCCAACGAGCTGATCCAGGCGATCCTGACCGTCACCGTCGGCCCCGGCACCACTGTCGTCATCCCCGAGCCGACCTTCACGCTCTACCGGCTGATGACGGAGGTGAACGGCGGCACCGTCGCCTCCGTCCCGCTCACGGACGACCTGCGCTTCGACGTCGAGGGGATCGTGCGCGCGGCGCGGGACTCGGACGCGGCGGTGGTCGTCCTCTGCACGCCGAACAACCCCACGGGGTGCTGGCTCTCCCGCGAGGAGATCGAGCGCATCCACGCCGAGACGGGCGCGCTGGTGCTGCTGGACCAGGCGTACGTGGAGTTCGGCGGCTACGACGGGCGTCCGCTCCTGGACGAGCGCCCCCGCCTGGTGGTGCTGCGCACCTTCAGCAAGGCGATGGCGCTGGCGGGGCTGCGCGCGGGGTACCTGCTGGCGCACCCGGCGCTGGCGGCGGAGGTGCACAAGGCCAAGCTGCCGTACAACATCAACTTCTTCACCGAGGTGGCCGCCGCCGAGGTGCTGCGCGGCCGCGACCTGCTGGCGGCCAGCGTCCAGGCGATCCGCGGCGAGCGCGACCGGCTGCTGCGGGAGATGCGGGGCGTCCCCGGCATCCGCGTCTACGGCAGCGCGGCCAACTTCGTGCTCTTCCGCGTCGACTCGCCCCACGTCACCCACACGCGGCTCTTCGAGCGGCTGCTGGGCGAGCACGGGATCCTGGTGCGCGACGTGTCGAAGTACCCGATGCTGGAGCGCTGCCTGCGGGTCAACGCCGGGACGCCGGAGGAGACGGGCGCGTTCCTCGAGGCGCTGAAGACGATCATGAGCGAGGCGGCATGA
- a CDS encoding adenylosuccinate synthase translates to MKSGSCVVIVGSQWGDEGKGKIVDVLAEEVDIVARYQGGANAGHTVHVGQEEFILHQIPSGILHPRRRCLLGNGVVFDPFQFFEEYDALVARGIDAEGRVGVSGRAHLLLYYHKLLDRAAEKSRGAGKIGTTGRGIGPAYEDKVARQGIRVADLRDPSRAEELLRRAAERINRKLSLFDSAEQVDADLLVRDVMGMRERLLALMVDTGRVIHDALNAGSRVLLEGAQGALLDVDHGTYPYVTSSNTTSGGAALGVGIGPTMIDDVVGVVKAYTTRVGEGPLPTELPPGLQEQVREWGGEYGATTGRPRRCGWFDAVVVRYAARVNGLTGLAVTKLDVLDHLDEVKIATRYCAAGDTLDDFPGDLGLLEEAEPEYETLPGWRTDTRQARRWEDLPGAAHRYLRRLEELTGVPIWYVSVGTRRDQIIHVER, encoded by the coding sequence ATGAAGAGCGGAAGCTGCGTGGTGATCGTCGGCTCGCAGTGGGGCGACGAGGGGAAGGGGAAGATCGTCGACGTCCTCGCCGAAGAGGTGGACATCGTCGCCCGCTACCAGGGCGGCGCCAACGCGGGGCACACCGTACACGTGGGGCAGGAGGAGTTCATCCTCCACCAGATCCCCTCCGGCATCCTGCACCCCCGCCGCCGCTGCCTGCTGGGCAACGGGGTGGTGTTCGACCCCTTCCAGTTCTTCGAGGAGTACGACGCGCTGGTGGCGCGCGGGATCGACGCCGAGGGGCGCGTGGGGGTCAGCGGTCGCGCGCACCTCCTCCTCTACTACCACAAGCTGCTCGACCGCGCCGCCGAGAAGAGCCGCGGGGCGGGGAAGATCGGCACCACGGGGCGCGGGATCGGGCCGGCGTACGAGGACAAGGTGGCCCGCCAGGGGATCCGCGTGGCCGACCTGCGCGACCCCTCCCGCGCCGAGGAGCTGCTGCGCCGCGCCGCCGAGCGGATCAACCGCAAGCTCTCGCTCTTCGACTCGGCCGAGCAGGTGGACGCGGACCTGCTGGTGCGCGACGTGATGGGGATGCGCGAGCGGCTGCTGGCGCTGATGGTCGACACCGGCCGGGTGATCCACGACGCGCTGAACGCGGGCAGCCGCGTGCTGCTGGAGGGGGCGCAGGGGGCGCTGCTGGACGTGGACCACGGCACCTACCCGTACGTCACCTCGTCGAACACCACCTCGGGCGGCGCGGCGCTGGGCGTGGGGATCGGGCCCACGATGATCGACGACGTGGTGGGGGTGGTGAAGGCCTACACCACGCGCGTGGGCGAGGGGCCGCTGCCCACCGAGCTGCCGCCGGGGCTGCAGGAGCAGGTGCGCGAGTGGGGCGGCGAGTACGGGGCGACGACGGGGCGCCCGCGCCGCTGCGGCTGGTTCGACGCGGTGGTGGTGCGCTACGCGGCGCGGGTGAACGGGCTCACCGGCCTGGCGGTGACCAAGCTGGACGTGCTGGACCACCTGGACGAGGTGAAGATCGCCACCCGCTACTGCGCGGCGGGGGACACGCTGGACGACTTCCCGGGCGACCTGGGGCTGCTGGAGGAGGCCGAGCCGGAGTACGAGACGCTCCCCGGCTGGCGGACCGACACGCGGCAGGCGCGCCGCTGGGAAGACCTTCCCGGGGCCGCGCACCGCTACCTGCGCCGCCTGGAGGAGCTGACCGGCGTGCCGATCTGGTACGTCTCCGTCGGCACCCGCCGCGACCAGATCATCCACGTGGAGCGATAG
- a CDS encoding energy transducer TonB, translating to MTRVHPFIALAAALLWLPGAARGQGAPAEPPALGTYQLSAVEELPELLNRRQVAREISRRYPPHLRAQGIGGTVTLRMRVQADGSVDTTSIALEVATNPDLVPAATQVAQTLRFRPARVGGKPVRAWVTLPITFHTSLPPAKREEPWPPPEPGSRP from the coding sequence ATGACGAGAGTTCACCCCTTCATCGCCCTCGCGGCGGCCCTGCTCTGGCTCCCGGGCGCCGCGCGGGGACAGGGCGCGCCCGCGGAACCCCCGGCCCTGGGGACGTATCAGCTCTCCGCCGTCGAAGAGCTGCCCGAGCTGCTGAACCGCCGGCAGGTCGCGCGCGAGATCTCGCGCAGATACCCGCCGCATCTGCGCGCGCAGGGAATCGGCGGGACCGTGACCCTGCGGATGCGCGTGCAGGCGGACGGCTCCGTCGACACCACCTCCATCGCGCTCGAGGTCGCCACGAACCCCGACCTGGTGCCGGCGGCCACCCAGGTGGCGCAGACGCTCCGGTTCCGTCCGGCGCGGGTGGGCGGCAAACCCGTCCGCGCCTGGGTGACGCTGCCGATCACCTTCCACACCTCCCTGCCGCCGGCGAAGAGGGAGGAGCCGTGGCCTCCGCCCGAGCCCGGGAGCAGGCCGTGA
- a CDS encoding polysaccharide deacetylase family protein, whose amino-acid sequence MHAATRIPRPRAARRLLVLAALCSAACAAPPRSLPADPAGAQGGIPVLAWHYFQDEPTARDGSLTESYSAFEETLVFLEEQGFRSVFPEEARPPGRGGGRQVILTFDDGPRAQLRAAELLERHGFRGIFFVIPSRTRPGSDRFLTPDEVERLARAGHRVAAHGYDHRSLPGSGAEVAASLVRSPRLLGEQTRSAPATRDFAFPFGHYTPEIAEALAGSYRWLHTVNPGYWDGRSALLPRMLVMRGVDPALYREYVLGGARYRPVLEPLADDGAVAERVAFRARGPVPGGVELFSVSADATGRSYVSHPLGESLQVRGDTVWVDLAAHMRRHYAPERSALSYALVTREGGELRWLTPGLLHWIREPTARPEATSGAAARR is encoded by the coding sequence ATGCACGCAGCCACCCGCATCCCACGCCCCCGCGCGGCACGCCGCCTCCTGGTCCTGGCCGCGCTCTGCTCGGCCGCCTGCGCCGCGCCCCCGCGGAGCTTGCCGGCGGACCCGGCCGGAGCGCAGGGCGGCATCCCCGTGCTCGCCTGGCACTACTTCCAGGACGAGCCCACCGCGCGGGACGGCTCGCTGACCGAGTCGTACTCCGCGTTCGAGGAGACGCTCGTGTTCCTCGAGGAGCAGGGGTTCCGGTCGGTGTTCCCGGAGGAGGCCCGGCCCCCCGGCAGGGGCGGCGGCCGCCAGGTGATCCTCACCTTCGACGACGGGCCCAGGGCGCAGCTGCGCGCGGCCGAGCTCCTGGAGCGCCACGGCTTCCGCGGGATCTTCTTCGTGATCCCCAGCCGCACCCGCCCGGGGAGCGACCGCTTCCTCACCCCTGACGAGGTGGAGCGGCTCGCCCGCGCCGGGCACCGGGTGGCCGCCCACGGCTACGACCACCGCAGCCTCCCCGGCTCCGGGGCCGAAGTGGCGGCCTCGCTCGTCCGCTCTCCCCGCCTGTTGGGCGAGCAGACGCGGTCGGCGCCGGCCACACGGGACTTCGCCTTCCCCTTCGGCCACTACACCCCGGAGATCGCGGAGGCGCTCGCGGGGAGCTACCGCTGGCTGCACACCGTCAACCCCGGCTACTGGGACGGCAGGTCTGCCCTGCTGCCGCGGATGCTGGTGATGCGCGGCGTGGACCCGGCCCTCTACCGCGAGTACGTGCTGGGCGGGGCGCGCTACCGGCCCGTGCTGGAGCCGCTGGCGGACGACGGCGCCGTCGCGGAGCGCGTCGCCTTCCGGGCGCGCGGACCCGTCCCCGGCGGCGTCGAGCTCTTCTCCGTCTCGGCCGACGCCACGGGGCGCAGCTACGTCAGCCATCCGCTCGGCGAGAGCCTGCAGGTCCGCGGCGACACCGTGTGGGTGGACCTCGCCGCCCACATGCGCCGCCACTACGCGCCCGAGCGCAGCGCGCTGAGCTACGCCCTGGTCACCCGCGAGGGAGGGGAGCTGCGCTGGCTCACCCCCGGGCTCCTGCACTGGATCCGCGAGCCCACCGCGCGGCCGGAGGCTACGAGCGGCGCGGCGGCGCGCCGGTAG
- a CDS encoding nuclear transport factor 2 family protein, whose product MSSPPAVRAASVFAAAVLALAPAPGASQAQEPGRVLAGQTTIFLPDTSGYSPVQRRILAMERERSVAIARRDTAWLAALYAPDFRGVVGSGARVDRPALFRVFGQDTPDQRFVIDELEVRELAPAAATVAGRLRSMTPEGHTLTEQRYLHVYVRRSDRWWLVAAQGTAVAPRAAPPSPTGAPPRRS is encoded by the coding sequence GTGTCCTCGCCGCCCGCCGTCCGCGCCGCCAGCGTCTTCGCCGCCGCCGTCCTGGCGCTCGCCCCGGCACCCGGAGCCTCCCAGGCGCAGGAGCCCGGCCGGGTGCTGGCCGGGCAGACGACGATCTTCCTCCCCGACACCTCCGGGTACTCGCCGGTCCAGCGCCGCATCCTGGCGATGGAGCGCGAGCGCAGCGTGGCCATCGCGCGGCGCGACACCGCGTGGCTGGCGGCGCTCTACGCGCCGGACTTCCGCGGCGTGGTGGGGAGCGGCGCGCGGGTGGACCGGCCCGCGCTCTTCCGCGTCTTCGGCCAGGACACGCCCGACCAGCGCTTCGTGATCGACGAGCTGGAGGTGCGCGAGCTCGCCCCCGCCGCCGCCACCGTGGCCGGCCGGCTGCGCTCCATGACGCCCGAAGGGCATACGCTGACCGAGCAGCGCTACCTGCACGTCTACGTGCGCCGGAGCGACAGGTGGTGGCTGGTGGCCGCCCAGGGCACCGCCGTCGCCCCGCGCGCCGCGCCGCCCTCCCCTACCGGCGCGCCGCCGCGCCGCTCGTAG
- a CDS encoding isoprenylcysteine carboxylmethyltransferase family protein yields MVWLRTLFFALAFVATMFVLLPLQLAGPGAVRGIGAGPLAIAGALLTAGGLALAAWCWWDFTVRGRGTPAPFDPPRALVVSGPYRYVRNPMYLGAGAILLGEAALLRAPVLLLYGLVFVLAVHAFVVLYEERTLGRRFGADYEAYRAAVPRWLPRLRPYREPERPAA; encoded by the coding sequence ATGGTCTGGCTCCGGACGCTCTTCTTCGCCCTGGCCTTCGTCGCCACCATGTTCGTCCTGCTGCCGCTCCAGCTGGCCGGCCCGGGCGCCGTCCGCGGGATCGGCGCCGGGCCGCTCGCGATCGCGGGCGCGCTCCTGACGGCCGGCGGGCTGGCGCTGGCGGCGTGGTGCTGGTGGGACTTCACCGTGCGCGGGCGCGGCACCCCGGCGCCGTTCGACCCGCCCCGCGCGCTGGTGGTCAGCGGGCCGTACCGCTACGTGCGCAACCCGATGTACCTGGGGGCGGGGGCGATCCTGCTGGGCGAGGCGGCGCTGCTGCGGGCGCCGGTGCTCCTGCTCTACGGCCTGGTCTTCGTCCTGGCCGTCCACGCGTTCGTCGTGCTCTACGAGGAGCGCACGCTCGGCCGCCGCTTCGGCGCCGATTACGAAGCCTACCGGGCGGCGGTGCCGCGCTGGCTCCCCCGGCTGCGTCCGTACCGGGAGCCGGAGCGCCCGGCCGCCTGA
- a CDS encoding DUF5612 domain-containing protein, which translates to MVEKFGLMVRTDSGPGVLHRLTGVIAGHGGDISSVDIIDQEAGQARIYFEIEMPQDPQPLAEELRALPVVHEVEFVKTLQMIYGKRIIIMGGGAQVGQVAIGAISEADRHNIRGERISVDTIPLVGEQPLADAVRAVARLPRASALVLAGSLMGGDIERAVREVRAQGLLVVSLNMAGSVPDAADLVVTDPVQAGVMTVMAIAKTAKFTVSHLKRRVF; encoded by the coding sequence ATGGTGGAGAAGTTCGGACTGATGGTGCGGACCGATTCGGGTCCCGGCGTGCTCCACCGGCTGACCGGGGTGATCGCCGGGCACGGCGGCGACATCTCCTCGGTCGACATCATCGACCAGGAAGCCGGCCAGGCCCGCATCTACTTCGAGATCGAGATGCCGCAGGACCCGCAGCCGCTGGCCGAGGAGCTCCGCGCGCTCCCCGTGGTGCACGAGGTGGAGTTCGTCAAGACGCTGCAGATGATCTACGGGAAGCGGATCATCATCATGGGCGGCGGCGCGCAGGTGGGGCAGGTGGCGATCGGCGCCATCTCCGAGGCCGACCGCCACAACATCCGCGGCGAGCGCATCTCGGTCGACACCATCCCGCTGGTGGGCGAGCAGCCCCTGGCCGACGCCGTGCGCGCCGTGGCCCGCCTGCCGCGCGCCTCGGCCCTGGTGCTGGCGGGCTCGCTGATGGGCGGCGACATCGAGCGGGCGGTGCGCGAGGTGCGCGCGCAGGGGCTCCTGGTGGTGAGCCTGAACATGGCCGGGAGCGTCCCCGACGCGGCCGACCTGGTGGTGACCGACCCGGTGCAGGCGGGGGTGATGACCGTGATGGCGATCGCGAAGACGGCCAAGTTCACCGTCAGCCACCTCAAGCGCCGGGTGTTCTGA
- a CDS encoding class I SAM-dependent methyltransferase — MRFVLLAVALLAGGLLWRRRAPAPFPPALTRLLDNPLRRRVLAPARLARELELAPGMPVLEIGPGGGLFTEVLLREEPRVRLVCLDVQPAMLRQVRRRTEGRSPALVCATASALPFRDGRFARILLVNVLGEVPDRAGALGECARVLAPDGWAAVTESLPDPDYVRPRVLVREAAAAGLRATGRRGTWASYTQRLARASGPGP; from the coding sequence ATGCGATTCGTGCTCCTGGCGGTGGCGCTGCTCGCGGGCGGCCTGCTCTGGCGGCGCCGCGCGCCGGCGCCGTTCCCGCCCGCGCTCACCCGGCTCCTGGACAACCCGCTGCGCCGGCGCGTCCTGGCGCCCGCGAGGCTGGCCCGGGAGCTGGAGCTGGCGCCCGGGATGCCGGTGCTGGAGATCGGGCCGGGCGGGGGGCTGTTCACCGAGGTGCTGCTGCGGGAGGAGCCGCGGGTCCGGCTGGTGTGCCTGGACGTGCAGCCGGCCATGCTGCGCCAGGTGCGGCGGCGCACGGAGGGCCGCTCGCCCGCGCTGGTGTGCGCCACGGCGTCGGCGCTCCCCTTCCGCGACGGGCGGTTCGCGCGCATCCTCCTGGTCAACGTGCTCGGCGAGGTGCCCGACCGGGCGGGGGCGCTCGGGGAGTGCGCGCGCGTCCTGGCGCCGGACGGCTGGGCGGCCGTCACCGAGTCGCTGCCGGACCCCGACTACGTGCGGCCGCGCGTCCTGGTTCGCGAGGCGGCGGCCGCGGGGCTCCGCGCCACCGGGCGGCGCGGCACCTGGGCGTCGTACACGCAGCGGCTGGCCCGGGCGTCCGGGCCCGGCCCGTAG